The DNA region atagaacagcggcgtctggtaagacaaagggtggcgggcgatgtatttttgtaaataacagccagtgcatgatatctaaggaagtctcgagctattgcttgcctgaggtagagtatctcatgataagctgtagaccacactacctaccgagagagttttcatctgtattcttcaTAGCTCTTTACATACCAACACaatcagaggctggcactaagacagcattgaatgagctgtattccgccaaaAGCagacaagaaaacgctcacctagaggcgacgctcctagtatccggggactttaatgcagggaaacttaaatccgttttaccaaatttctatcagcatgttatatgtgcaaccagaggaaaaataactctggaccacctatactccacacatagagatgcatacaaagctctccctcgccctccatttggcaaatctaaccataattctatcctcctgattcctgcttacaggcaaaaattaaaacaggaagcaccagtgactagatcaataaaaaaaagtggtcagatgaagcagattctaagctacaggactggaATATgctccgggattcctccgatggcattgaggagtacacaacATCAGTctttggcttcatcaataagtgcatagatgacgtcGTACCCatagtgaccatacgtacataccccaaccagaagccatggattacagggagcatccacactgagctaaaggctagagctgccgctttcaaggagcgggactctaacccgtaagcttataagaaatcctgttatgctctccgacgaaccatcaaacaggcaatgcgtcaatacaggactaagatcgaatcgtacaataccggctctgacactcgtcggatgtgacagggcttgcaaaccattacagactataagggaaacacagccgagagctgcccagtgacacgagcctactagacgagctaaaccacttctatgctcgcttcgaggcaaataacactgaaacatgcatgagagcaccagctgttctggaagactgtgtgatcatgctctcctgcagccgacgtgagtaagacctttaaacaggtcaacattcacaaggtcgcagggccagacggattatcaactggaaagtgtcttcactgacattttcaacctccctgtccgagtctgtaataccaacatgttttaagcagaccaccatagtgcctgtgcccaagaacactaaggtaacctgcctaaatgactaccgacccgtagcactcacgtctgtagccataaagtgctttgaaaggttggtcatggctcacatcaacaccatcatcccagaaatcctagacccactccaatttgcataccgccccaacagatccacagatgatgcaatctttattgcactccacagtgccctttcccacctggacaaaaggaacacctatgtgagaatgctattcgttgactacagcttagcgttcaacaccatagtgccctcaaagctcatcaataaggtaaggaccctgggactaaacacctccttctgcaactggatcctggacatcctgacgggtcgcccccaggtggtaagggtaggtaacaacacatccaccacgctgatcctcaacacaggggcccctcaggggtgcgtgctcagtcccctcctgtcctccctgttcactcatgactgcacggccatgACTGCacggcatgactccaacaccatcattaaatttgcagatgacaTGACAGTGGGAGGCCTgatcaacgatgagacagcctataaggaggaggtcagagacctggccgtgtggtgccaggacaacaacctctccctcaatgtgatcaagacaaaggagatgattgtggactacaggaagaagAGGACCAAGAACGCCttcattctcatcgacggggctgcagtggagcaggttgagagcttcaagttccttggtgtcgacatcaccaacaaatgaacacgatccaagcacaccaagacagtcgtgaagaaggcatgacaaaacattttcccactcaggagactgaaaagatttggcatgggtcctcagatcctccaaaggttctacagctgcaccatcgagagcatcctggttgcatcactgcctggtatggcaactgctcggcctctgaccgcaaggcactacagagggtagtgcgaatggccaaGTACATtaccagggccaagcttcctgccatccaggacctctataccaggcggtgtcagaggaaggccctaaattgtcaacgactccagcccccctagtcatagactgttctctctggtaccgcacggcaagcggtaccggagagccaagtctaggtccaagaggcttctaaacagcttctatccacaagccataagactcctgaacatctagtcaaatggctacccagactatttgcattgcccctctccccctctttacaccactgctacactctgttgtcatctatgcatagtcactttaattactctacctacatgtacatactacctcaactaaccggtgcccccgcacattgactctgtatcggtaccctgTATATTGgcgggtatcctagtggttagagcgttgtactagtaaccgaaaggttgcaagatcaaatcccgagctgacaaggtaaaaatctgttctgcccctgaacaacgcagttaaccaactgttcctaggccgtcattgaaaataatattttttttcttaactgacttgcctagttaaataaatgtaaaataaaaaatacaaatagtcTCACtgatgttattttactgctgctctttaattacttgttacttatatttcttattcttatctgtatttttggaATTTGCAATGTTGGTTaggggcttttaagtaagcatttcactgtaaggtctacacctgttgtattcgccgcatgtgactaatacaatttgatttgatttggacttTTAGTTTCgtacaccagctgaaaatactatatttttggttaatattgaaaatatatttcacagcggtttaggtGGTACAATGATTTTCTATCCTCTACacaattgcttgttttgtcactaACTGAAATTcggtgaactattagaattttagcaaccaggaaacggTGGatcgatttctgcatattgcacctttaataaACAATTCATTGCCTTCTATAGACAGTGCCTAACCTGACCATTTGTTTGTGTATTAAGTTTTGTTTCTGTTTCAGGAGAGCCCATTTGAGTCCTGCCTTAGGAAAGTGGAGAAGTTGCTGTTTCAGAAGGTGAAGAATGCAGAGGAAGCCAAAGATATTGAATTCTATGCCTTTTCATACTACTATGACAGAGCTGTGGATCTGGGCGCTCTTGGTAGGAACCCTACCAACCTTTTGCCACTTCAGTCTGTGTAAAAGAATATGCTGCTTTGTTTAATGATATCTTCATATAGTAATTTAATGTTCTATTCTAATCTCCCCTTTCACTCAGATGAGAAAACAGGAGGGACTATAAAAGTCAGCGATTACATTGATGCTGCTAAAAGTGGTAAGACAGCGCCCTCATGCTGCAGTATGTGGTTCGCTGCTACGGAACTGAATATGAACTTGACTTATCCCTTTTAATCAATGGTTTAATTATTGGAATTTAGTGAATACTTGCAAGAAATCACCATTTTCTCCCAGTGTGCAACGGAATGACAGTTATTCCCAGAGAAAATCCTTTCCTTTGTCTGGGTCTAACCTACATCTCTCGGATGCTGCAAGAGCTTGGTTTTCCCAAAGAAAAAGTATTTAAGGTGAGAACCAAATGCAAAGAAATGCCATTTATCATTCAATCGAAATCAATACATTTCCATGGGTCTGCATCCGATGGTCAAGGAAGTGATTTGTGTGTGCTTTCAGCTGGCGAGGAAGATTGATGAAGTGGAGACTAGTTGGGCTCTGGGGGCTTCTTTCCACTACATAGAGTCCCTCCACAGTCAGTGAGCTGCCATGACATGCCAGTGTTTCTGTGCTGCAAAGCACACTCAGGCCGTTTTCCCAAAGTGATTGCAGAGAAAAAGTACAACGTTTCCCGAATTTGTTTATTTAACCAGTTGCCTTTGGATGTTTGACTTTATTTTTGCAGGCGTGGTTTGTTTATACTTAATGAATGTTGGTTGTGTAATAAAGCACATGCTACTGCTGTAGTTTAAAAGAGCACGACCAGTTACATATTTGGTATTTGAATATAACATTGTGCTAAAATGTCATTTTCTGTGTACAATTCAGAATCAACTGGGTTAATGAAGGCATAAGTATTTagaataaaataacatttatatTCCACATCTTTATTAAATTATTTTGCTCAGACAAACCAAGCCACTGACATTTTCACTATAAACAGATGAATGTTCTAATCTTTAAAATGTTACATTAGGGACTCATAGGAATGCATCACACCACTCTCTCAGGCACTGGGAGCAGGATGTAGCATTCCTGGTGTTGGCTCCGCTGGTGTCTTTCAGCCACTCAGTGAACAGCTCCCCATCCTTCCGCAGCAGCAGGTACTGACCCAGAACCACAAAGGCCTAAGAAGGAGATGCAGCGGTTATCCTACATATTACTTTGTTGCAGTGAGCCTGCCCTTAAGTGCAGGTCAGTACTGTGGTGCTACTGTCCATGGTGGGAAAATCATCAAAACAAGCCTTGTCCTGGGACCATTTACCAGTCCCCATTTGCCACGAAGCCAACGCCTTGACAACTTAAGgcgcaggagctccacaatacttgaCCTAACGTTAACATTCTAAGaggtcattttttaaaatctagTCTAGAATGCATAGCATGTGAAGCGCTGTAAAAAACGAACGAATTTACTCTGTCAAAACCTTGCTCCTCCAGTTTTTTTCCCAAGACCTCGCCAATTCCCGAAAGTGCAGTCACCGGTTTATCGCCCATGGGTTCTGCAACGAAGTCCCTGTGCTTCTGAGAAGTGGTCGACATTTCTGCAAGAGACAGCTGCGCAATGATGGTCTAGTAGTCAAACAACTATGCTGTCTGTGCTAACTCACTCTAATAACATCTGCTCTAGGCGTGTCTGTGCGCCATATGGTACCTACAGCTTCCAGTTAATATTTCAGTAGGCATATGTTGAAATAACTTACACTATTGTATTTCACGGCCTTACCCGAGACAATGGACACACTGGCCTTCACTAATTGTTACCATGCGTTTATGATTTGACGGATCACGTGCTATAAAAGTGCGCGAATGTACGCACTAAAACACCTGTAGATAATTAAATGAGACTGACGATAGGCTACTGATGGTAGGTGGGGATTGATGGTCtgtttacatagcaggttaggagaactaacgtagcaggtaAGGATAATGAGGTTAATGTTAGGAAATGGCATAGACGGCGCATAAGTTTCAGGTTTGTGGAATCTTATTTTGACCATAAAAATTAACCGTTATAATACAGCATTCCATGTATCATCACATTTGCAGACTTATGTAAGAAACCATTCTATTCATAATGTGATGAGCAGATTGGATAGTCATAATTTAGGCTATAATATAACTCGATCACTGTTCGCAAACAGACCGTTCAATGCATGGCTGAGTGCAtatagcagggatcatcaactagattcagccgagCACAGATTTTTACTTGAGCGGATTGTCAGGAGGcctgaacataattacaaatatttGTCAACTGCAAATTGACAGCAAAAAACCCAAACGGACTAAAACAGAATGTCAAACCGtacttacatttgtatacgatcacatactgtatatctctattatgcgtgggaatactttggaacagattttaaagtattttatgtccaaccaataaaacattaaaaaaatatatagatgaaatatatatatttatcagtggaggctcctcagaggaggaaggggaggaccatcctcagtatAGGCTATACTGTTCTCACAATTAAGTTGCATTTTTTTTGCAACTAAAAGAGAGATTACAGTCGTTTCATTGTCTTCTCTTTACAGCAATACACTACATTTCACTGACAGTCGCAAGTCAACAATCATCAACAATCAACTATTTGGTATTTGCAGGGAGCGCTGCGTTTCTTTCCAACTGTAGGTAATGCAATTTAAAACAATCcacattgtatttttttaaagaggCTAATGATCCTCTGGCCAAATCATGCTTTAGTAGGCTAGCCTATTTGAATGATTTAATGtatttctgtatagacaggagAAGGCTAATTAGGCTATATAATTTCGGCAATGTATTTGAATTTCCTTTTGGGAAGCGCTTAGCTTCAACTACCCGTATGGACGCGTCGACTATTGGAAAGTGTTTAGGCCAAAGacaggtttagaaactctgtggttAGGTTTATCTACAATGCTAGTCGTCAACAACTGTTGTCCCCGACACTATCACTAGATGGCGCTGTAAGACGATCTAGCCACAACGAAACGGAAACAGACCATCAGTCCCGACCTTATAGCTAAATGGCCTCGACATACCATAAATCAGTACCATAACCATTGAGCTATAAAATAACACTCATAACAAGTGTAAGTAGCTAGATTATACATACATCATAATTCCCACCTCTGTCTGTGACAGAACATTACGACGTCGACATCGACGCGACGCTTGCTCTAGATCTGACGTCAAGACGTTTTCTTTTTCGCACACATTGACCAATAAGAGACAAGTGCGAACACACTCCCCTCCCATCAATCCAAACTGATAGAATTAAGGGGTGTGTTTCGAggaagttttttttcttctaggaACCAACTGTCTGCAACCAAGGGCTATCAGGCGTGGATCTTCTCAACTCAACTTCTAATCAATTCAAACCTTGCACAAATTCGGGTAGAGTTTATCTGAAGCTATGAGCAGCCCACTGAGTGATCATGAAAAGAGAAAACAGATCAGCGTGCGTGGCATTGCAGGGTTGGGCGATGTCGTAGAAATCAAGAAAAGTTTCAACAGGCATCTTCACTTCACTCTTGTCAAAGATCGCAATGTAGCCACCCCTCGGGATTACTACTTCGCCCTGGCTCACACAGTCAGGGACCACCTCGTTGGGAGATGGATCCGCACTCAGCAATATTATTATGAAAAAGATCCAAAGGTAAAGGCGAAAACATCTCCCGAAAGTATACAGGAAGTGTATGGGAGTCGGTTTCCTTGTTACTTTGTTGCACATGCAATGTGTCCAGTTGCATTTTGAAATCAGTGGTTATTTGTATTCTTGGTCTGCTCTTCATGCAAGTTTCTATTTGATTATTCCCAGATGGCCTGTATGTGTAGAAGAGGATACCAAATTTACTGCAATGAGTTGTTTCTATAGACTGTATGAAAAATCATTATTTTGTTCAAAATTGTATCAGCTTCCTAGTGGTggctgcaacctggtctcagagcatttcataatattctgtatgtaaatccgagacacttcATTTAGTGTACGTTACTTTTCATattgtatgtattaatttgtgaatGTCCATCTCCCATTTCGtatatatgatatgttacgaattgcaattcatgTATGTTACGAATTCGGAAAATATAATGTTATGAATTCTAGCatggtggctaacattagctagctggctaatgttagctgggcTAAGGGTTCAGTTTAGGAgttgggttaggggaaggtttttttttttaaactaacatGCTAAGAAGTTGCAAAGTAGCTCTAAAAGGTTACAAAAATGCtcaagttgtccatgatgagattcaaactcacagccatccaccccgaccaaccaccctacttttgtttttgccaTGAACCATCTGTAACCATctgtttttacccctttttctccccaatttcatggtatccaattgttgtagaagctactatcttgtctcatcgctacaactcccgtacgggctcgggagagacgaaggttgaaagtcatgcgtcctccgatacacaacccaaccaagccgcactgcttcttaacacagcgtgcatccaacccggaaccatctgtcttatgtaaccaaatCAAACATTACATATcctactaatttgagtgtctcgGATTGAcattttactatgttacgtctagtctgagaccaggctgagtagtAATTTAACACACCGGTGAATATCTACTTTCAGGCATTCGGCTACCAATAGCATAGCTCTCAAGAACCCAAGTGGGGTATACCCAGTTTACAGCCGGCCCTCCTTAGGTTCTCAGTTGATGGTACTGATCACAGCCTGCTCCCTCGCGAAGTACACTCCCGACGCTCTGTTTAATCCCGACGCTCTATCTAAACGCAAATACGCCTCACCTGCGATACGGGGTAGGAAAACTTTTGGAACCTAACTTTCATAgcgagaaaaaaatatttaaaatacaaaatatacacttactgtgCGAAGCGACACATCCTCCCACCTTGCACAGGCATTTACATTGGACCATTCCACTTTTCCTGTGTTTCTCAAATACAGCTGAGTGCAACTTTCCTAAACTGCGTACAGTAAAAGTGTATCTTTAGTATTTGAAAAAGTATTTCTTGACTATAAGAAAGTTAGATTCCAAATGTTTCAGAAACTGTATCATGTGCGAGGCGTATTTGCGTTTAGACAAGCGTATTTTGGCAGCATTGAAGCGTCAGTGAAATATAGCCTAGTTAtctttactcattgtgtatttattcctcatgttattGTTTTACTATTCTAtcacatttttttctctctgcgttgttgggtagtaagtaagcatttcactgttagtctacacttgtttacgaagcatttgacaaatcaaatttgCTTTGATCACCTCAGGCAGCAGACAGCTTTGTGAATAGACTGTATGTATAATGTTTAACATTTACCATCTATTTGAATGGGCTACCAATAGCCTTTATTATCCAATATTCTGTTCAGTATGCTGGATCATTAAGACAAGACTACAGATGAAGTGTTTTCTTTTTTTATCAGCGTCTACATTTTGTCTGGCAATAGTGAAAGAGCCATGGGCATTTGGTTTGTCTTAATTATTCAGTTTAGTTTATGAATATTTttttcaacatgtagctagaggTTGTCCATATTTTATTGTGGACATACCCTTTTTTACACATCTGTGCATGAACATGCTGGAAACATGCCAGATATTGCATGACCTGCATCACAGAGTAATGGTCCGGAAAATGTATACACTTCTCTACATTCACTTTTCAACAGGCTAAACATGGTCTGTCTGCCATAGTCTTCCTTTTTACTTGGAAAGGGAATTATTTGAATTCAGAGAGAGCAATCAATGCAGTACAATCAGTAAAATACCAGCTGCAGTGGTGACAAAGCCAAACCTAAAGATCCCAGCAGCGTAATGTTCACTCTAACAAAGGATTCTACCAATGCACATGATCTGAGACAATGACCAGTTCCAGACCTTATGGGTGTGATGGCTTTGAATGAATAACAGAAAAACCTGTTGGCTTTTCAACCGTGTGTTGTTCAGAGCTAAATTCTTGCATACGGTATATCCCCAAACCATCCATTGTGTGGAACTAAACAGTCCCTCATCTgagaaatacttttttccctcctGCTCTGGCAACAATCAAGCTGACACATTTCTTAGCATAGCTTTGCATGGGTTCTGATTCTGAACAGTGCCAATGACCTGATGTTATTGCTTCCTCTCTGGGGGGTGGTGAGGGTGGTGGAGGACTGAGGGGAAATAGTCGGAGCAGTGAATAATCTGAGATGCGTTAGGCTACAAGTGACCGAGTGCTGAGCAGggggtctgcagtactgcatgtTGGTGGTTTATGACGTCATGCTGACCCAACTTTGCTCAAGTCTGTAGCACAGATTCTTCAGCTTCTGATGATCTCAAGTTGATTAGCGCCACTGAATGACCGGTCACAAATCTGTGTTGCTACAAAGTGTTTGTCATTgtgcctacagtatatcattttcCCCAAACCGTTTCTTTGACTGTCTACATATCTACATTTCCCGATCTCTGAAATGCTGAAACCAATCTGTCATCTTCAGAGGATCCACTATCTATCATTGGAGTTTTACATGGGTCGGACCCTTCAGAACACCATGATCAACCTGGGCCTGCAGAATGCCTGCGATGAAGCCATCTACCAGGTAAAACCATACACCTGCACTGCCAGTGtctttaaaatataaaataaaaactgtATCTCCTGCCATACAGTCAGGATGAAGATGTGGACCTCAAACTCCCCACGTATCCATCCCTAGTCCAAAATCAGACCTGACTTTGTGTGATGGGCTTATTAGTGTCTCTCCCAGGTACAATGCTTTCATCACCATTGTCACAGTCCAGCTCCAGCACTGATGCTCACTGTGTTCTgactgggaggaggaggggggggggggtcatattaCCATTCATCCAATACATGTTTTATAAGGCCTCCCTTTGTTTTAGCTTTCAATGGGGATTTAAAGAGTTTCTTCAATATTTTTGAATGCTTTTTAAGTTACTAGTTCTGAAAGTAGCCAAAAAGTGTTCCCTGAAATGATGTACCACGTCAATGCAAGCTCTTGTTTTGCTGTGTGtacatcttgctagctgtcactcaaatgttgaggggctgaagctcattggctagatCTCAAACTGCTAGGGGGCTGGCATACGTGGGGGAACATTTTTGGAAAATGATGCAGCACAGCTTCTAGAAAAACagttgctttcaaactagggatttcgtggcCAATTTAAAGTGAGACAGTAATTCTACTCATAGCTTATGCATGtttgaactacacattgacacatccagcccaaaacGGGAGGTTTATAAAATACTTAGTCGCCAAAGTTCCAGAGCACGTCTTTAATGAAAGTAGCTGTAACCCTATTTCTCATGATTAAGGTGCCTTTGCCAGTGATGTTTTCGAGACTATCAGTACAGACTGTTTACTGAGGCTGCCTGTCCCAGTATCTGAACGTTAGAGATGTCAACAATGAGTATGACATGTCTCCTCTCTAAAGCCCTGGAAGCTCCGATTCAAACTCACATTAGACAGCTCTGTAAGCGTTATAATGTCAAAATGAGTTAGTTGCTCAGCGAAAATCCATATTTGGTAATAACTAATACATTTACCCCTGTTACGGCCAGTATGTACTTCCAAAAAAGgtctaaataaaaatgtacacGCAACAGAAAACATGCCTGTTCGGCACCTCCAATTTAAATCCGTCATTACAGTGCAGGTTGGAAGTCTACAACAGCTCAATACATTGGAAGTGCCGAAGAAGATGATTTCTTTTCCCGGttgattttatatttttattaagACCTTTTTTGGAAGTACATACTGGCCGTAACGGGAGTACATTTAAGATAGTTGCTCAGCAAAAATCCATATTTGGTGAATAACTAACACATTTTGACATAACGCTTGCAGAGCTGTCTGAGAGTTTGAATTGGAGCCTCCTTGGGCGATCGAGAGGAGACCCGCCAGACTCGTGGTTGACATCTCTAACTGACAGATACTGGGGCAGAGGCTACCATGCCTCTCGTATAGTTTCTCAGTGTAATATCTGATTAGTAGACCTAGCCAATGTGGTCTCCTCAAAAGCAACATGAGATTTAGAcctaatgtacagtatctgtagcTTTTAACAATCTTCTTGTTCAGGACAGTGCACCCTTTTGTTTGCACTAAGTTAAAAGAGAATCTCCCTATGAAAAACAAGGCATCACAGCCTGCAAGTGTGAGGTCTGTTGGCCACGTTGTGTAGACGAGGAGGCCTACATTGGGAGAGTCAACAGCAGTCGGTTCTCACTCAGTAGAgaaatgtaggcctatatttgttttatttcctcATTGTTCTTCATTGGAACACAATCTACAAGGAACATGACGTTACAAGTGTATGattaaacaataaaaataaataccacACACCAACTAACCTGCAAGTAGGCTACATACTGCTGTGTCTGTATTGCTTAAATTCAAACCTTAACAGTAGGCTTATTAGGACTACTTGTGCTTGAAGTTTCTACAATGCAGACAAGGGTTACTCAAGTTCATGTCAAACTCTATTGGCACCTGATGCTGATGTATGCCTGGGGCTGTATAGGAGATGTTTCTAAGGAGTTCTCTCTGTTGACCAGCTGGGCTTGGACatagaggagctggaggagatcGAGGAGGATGCTGGCTTGGGGAATGGGGGACTGGGCCGCCTTGCAGGCAAGGCTTTAAACACTCTTTGTCACAAATTCCTTGTGACACTCAGACATTCGAACATGATTTGTGTAAACTCAAACATCTCACCCAATGCAGGCAAATGTAAGTAGAGCATACCATAAGAAATGGACCTTCACACGTTCTTCCATTTCAGCTTGTTTCCTGGACTCCATGGCCTCTCTAGGCCTGGCGGCCTATGGCTATGGTATCCGCTATGAGTTTGGCATCTTTAACCAGAAGATCTCCAATGGCTGGCAGGTAATGGAGCATGGCATTCTTGGTCACATTTCGCGGTTATTGTGATATTGCATCCGTACATATTTTTGTTCCCTCTCAGGTGGAGGAGGCTGATGATTGGCTGCGGTATGGAAACCCGTGGGAGAAGGCTCGTCCAGAGTACATGCTCCCTGTGCATTTCTATGGCCGAGTGGAGCAAACAGCAGAGGGTGTAAAGTGGGTGGAGACCCAGGTGAGTCTGTGTACACATACACCATGTGATCCCAGACAAAACATTTGAATCGATCGGCATTTCTCTTCTAAATTCTCTGTTTCCCATTTCATTTCtcctaatacttttttttttctttgttccCTAGGTTGTCCTGGCCATGCCTTATGACACTCCTGTGCCTGGATTCAAGAACAACACAGTTAACACCATGAGACTGTGGTCTGCCAAGGCACCCATTGACTTCAACCTGCAGGAATGTACGTCTCCTTGCCCATTTTTAGCATAGATCTGTTTAGCTGTTAAGATCTATAGCCTGTTGTCAATAGAGGTTGGTAACACTACTCAGAAACTTTAATCAAACTGTAGCTGATACACTCAGGTGCCTGAAAGACACCTATGTTAAGAACACAGTAGTCACAATTGATAATGGAAGTTATATTGCTGTCTATGGGAGCTAATTCATCTCTAGAGAACTGTGGAATGTAGACCTTGAGCCCAGCCTTGAACTATGAGTCCAGTTTTGCACAGATAGACATTTCTTTTGAGTTTCTAAGGATCTATTTatggaaaatacagtgccttgcgaaagtattcggcccccttgaactttgcgaccttttgccacatttcaggcttcaaacataaagatataaaactgtatttttttgtgaagaatcaacaacaagtgggacacaatcatgaagtggaacgacatttattggatgtttcaaacttttttaacaaatcaaaaactgaaaaattgggcgtgcaaaattattcagcccctttactttcagtgcagcaaactctctccagaagttcagtgaggatctctgaatgatccaatgttgacctaaatgactaatgatgataaatacaatccacctgtgtgtaatcaagtctctgtataaatgcacctgcactgtgatagtctcagaggtccgttaaaagcgcggagagcatcatgaagaacaaggaacacaccaggcaggtccgagatactgttgtgaagaagtttaaagccggatttggatacaaaaatatttcccaagctttaaacatcccaaggagcactgtgcaagcgataatattgaaatggaaggagtatcagaccactgcaaatctaccaagacctggccgtcc from Oncorhynchus mykiss isolate Arlee chromosome 1, USDA_OmykA_1.1, whole genome shotgun sequence includes:
- the LOC110527584 gene encoding barrier-to-autointegration factor, with the protein product MSTTSQKHRDFVAEPMGDKPVTALSGIGEVLGKKLEEQGFDRAFVVLGQYLLLRKDGELFTEWLKDTSGANTRNATSCSQCLREWCDAFL